In the Candidatus Methanoperedens sp. genome, CCCGCGACAAGAAACTACATCACAAATTGCAGAAATGCCACTCCTTCCATCCGGAGTGACCTTATTATGGCATGCGTTTTCAGTAATGGAAATGTGTGAAGCCCATAAGACAATGTGGAGAACTCCGAGAGTCTAACCCGGATAATCTGCTAAGGTAACAAATGCTATGAAGAAAACGAAAGTTGAATCATCTCAAGAATCGTCATTAGAAACAAGCGAAAGTAGACTGAACGCTTGAACCAAAACGGTGAAGAATCAGACTATAATGGCTGGTGAAACGTTATAGGGGAATGGACATATGATTCTCGGTTCATAGATGGCTTCTAAAGCATTTATAAATTATTTGTGATTCAGGACTTGACAAGCCCTATGCATCCCCAAAATACGGGTAGGAACTCTGCGAAGAGCGACAAAGATGCAGAGGGTATAGGATATGATAAAAAGCGAAAGTCAGTCTGTAATCGACTGAATAAAGGTTCAAAATTTGCCTTAGCCTGAAAAGGTGCTGACTTATCATCGGTGTTTTATTGTGTGAATGAAGGTAAATCTATGAAAGTAGGAAATTCAATTACGCCGAAAGGCGAGAAGCTTACTAACGTGCAACTTCGAGACCAGTGGGATAATATCGACTGGAAGAAAGCTGAAAAACACGTTAATAGACTACAAGTCAGGATCACAAAAGCAGTTAAAGAAGGAAAATGGTACATAGTAAAAAGGTTTCAATATTTGCTAACCCATTCGTATTATGCGAAGCTGTTGGCAACAAGAAAACCCATTCAAAATACGGGTAAAAGGACGGCAGGGATTGACGGTGAAATATGGTCATCATCGAAAACCAAAATGGAAGCCGCTCTCAGACTAACCGACAAAGAGTATGTTGCAATGCCACTGAAAAGAGTTTTTATTGAAAAATCTGGGAAAAAGAAAAAACGACCTTTAGGCATTCCAACCATGTATGATAGGGCTATGCAATCACTTTATGCTTTGGCATTAGAGCCGATTGCAGAAGCAACAGGTGACAGGACATCATTTGGCTTCAGAAAATTCAGAAGCACACATGATGCCTGTGAACAAGTTTTCTCCTGTTTGTGCAGAGAAGACTCCCCAAAATGGGTACTGGAAGGAGATATTAAAGGCTGTTTTGATTCTATTTCTCATCAATGGTTAATAGACAATGTCCCTATGGATAAATCAATTCTGAAACAGTTTCTAAAGGCTGGATATGTATTTGAACGCCATTTATTTCCAACAGAAGCAGGAACTCCACAAGGTGGTATAATATCACCAATCCTTGCTAACATGACGTTAGATGGGATCGAGAAAATGCTTGCAGATAAATACCATATAAGCAAGAGCGGTAAAATGAGTAGTAATCATGCTGCAAAATACAAAGTCAACTTTTGTCGATATGCAGATGATTTCATTGTTACTGCAAAAACTGAGGAAATAGCAAAAGAAGTTAAAGAATTGATCAAATATTTCCTGAAGGATAGAGGTTTGGAACTTTCTGATGAGAAAACACTGATAACCCATATCGATAATGGCTTTGACTTTCTCGGATGGAATTTCAGAAAATATAATGGTAAACTTCTTGTCAAACCATCGAAAAAATCCATTGATAAATTCACTGAAAATATCAGTGACATAATCAAGAGGGGAAAAGCATGGAATCAAGAGGTACTGATTGATAACCTTAACCCAACTATAATTGGGTGGACTAACTACCACCGT is a window encoding:
- the ltrA gene encoding group II intron reverse transcriptase/maturase, giving the protein MKVGNSITPKGEKLTNVQLRDQWDNIDWKKAEKHVNRLQVRITKAVKEGKWYIVKRFQYLLTHSYYAKLLATRKPIQNTGKRTAGIDGEIWSSSKTKMEAALRLTDKEYVAMPLKRVFIEKSGKKKKRPLGIPTMYDRAMQSLYALALEPIAEATGDRTSFGFRKFRSTHDACEQVFSCLCREDSPKWVLEGDIKGCFDSISHQWLIDNVPMDKSILKQFLKAGYVFERHLFPTEAGTPQGGIISPILANMTLDGIEKMLADKYHISKSGKMSSNHAAKYKVNFCRYADDFIVTAKTEEIAKEVKELIKYFLKDRGLELSDEKTLITHIDNGFDFLGWNFRKYNGKLLVKPSKKSIDKFTENISDIIKRGKAWNQEVLIDNLNPTIIGWTNYHRFVVSSEIFSKLDSRIWNMLWHWAKRRHPDKSKHWIASKYWHSGGNRNWIFSEGNKQLNLLSDTKIVRHTKLKLDMNPYLDDEYFVSRKLKQGIKKLTDVAMKIVDKAKKICKPETVTMTNNCCPIKGL